The Candidatus Schekmanbacteria bacterium RIFCSPLOWO2_02_FULL_38_14 genomic sequence CTGCTTTGCCACCACCGTGAAGCTCAATAATCTTTCCTAACTTTAAATAAATTGCTGACCTTGGAATAATTTTAAATAATTGCTGGTGCGCACCATATACATTGGTAGAACGGATCATTACCATTGGAAATCCAAAGTTCTTCACAAAAGTAAAAAGTGACAAATCCCCTGCAGCCTTAGATGCTGCATAAGGAGTACTGGAATTTAGCGGAGCGTCTTCTTTTACAATTCCTACGCAGGTGCCATATACTTCAGGAGAAGAAATATGAACATACCGTCTAAGAAATTTACGGTCTTTTAAAGCGTGTGCTAATTCAGTAATTGAAACTGCATTTGTTTGAAACCACTGGCCAGGATTTTCCCAACTCGGAGCTACCTCGCTTTGTGCAGCAAAATTCACTACAAAGTCGGGTTTAAAAGAATCAACCAGATTGATAACCTGAGACATACCTTTATTCAAATCCATCTTATAAAATTTAAAGTCCGGGTTCTTGCTCTTCTTGTAAGGTAAAAACAAAGCACTTTTCTCCGGTGACCTGCTGATACCTGCAACCGAGTATCCTCCCTTTTCCAGCAACAAATCTATAAAATCGCTACCCGAAAAAGAGTTACTGCCTATTACTATAACTTTCTGTTTACTTTGCATTATTCACCTTGGTACTCTTGAACATTAGAAGTGAGGTAATAAGAAATGGGAACCCATTTCTCACTTCCCATTACCTCATTTCAATATAGCCTATATGGAGCATTTTTTAAAAAGGACCGGTAAATGATCTGTCCGGAACATCCAGAGGGGTATCATGAAAAATTCCGAGTTCTTCTTCACTCCGCAAGGGAAGTCCAAACATCTTTCCGGCTGCATTGACAATATCAACAGATTTAGGATAATAATGATTTGCCAGTGCCCAACTTGTTGGAGTTGGAACGTCCGGAAATGTCACACGGGAAGGAGCAGATTTCAGATAGCTATGCGCCTTTTCACATACAAATGCTATTATTTCGGCAGAAACACCAAAGCTGCGCCATGCACCATCTACTACCAAAAGATGGCCAGTTCTCCTAACAGAGTCTAAAATTAATTCTTCGTCCATGGGTTTAATCGTTCTCAAATCTATAACGTCGGAGTTGATTCCGCCTTTGGCAAGAATATCTGCTGCTTTTAATGCCTCTAAAGACATGTACGATGAAGCAACGATTGTTATTGAATTCCCTTCTCGCATTTTTTTTGCTTTGCCTATAGGAACGCGATACATCTCCTCTGGAACATGACCAAATATATTATGCAACCAGCGGTGTTCGAGATAAATAACCGGGTTATCATCTTCAATTGCTGCTATCAATAAACCTTTAGCATCATATGGCGTAGTCGGCATCACAACCTTCAACCCGGGAATATGCGCAAAAATAGACTGCAGGCTCTGCGAGTGCTGTGGCCCCTGACCCCAACCCCTCCCAATAATCAAACGGATTACCAAAGGTACTTTCATCTTTCCACCAAACATATAGTGCCATTTTGCTGCATTATTGATGATTTGATCCAATGATAAGAGCATAAAATCAATACGCTGGTGGGTAATAATTGGCCGCATCCCTACCAGAGATGAACCTATCGCAACCCCTGTCATTCCATTCTCTGCAACGGGCATATCCATTACCCTTTTACTGCCAAACTTTTTTTCAAGACCAATGGTGGTTCCAAATATTCCTTTGGGATCAGTAACACCAAGGCCCATAATATAGACAGAAGGGGCATTTTCCAGACACTGGCTTGTGGCCTCAAGAATTGCCTGTGCGTAATTAAGTTCCCGCATTATCTTAATTCGTCCCCAGCATAAACATCAGAATAAATTTGATTAATCTCAGGGAAAGGGCTCTCCTTAGCAAAATTAATCGCCGCATCAATTTCCGATCTAATCTTTTGCCTGAACTCTTTAATCTGCTGCTGAAGAAGAATTCCCTCCTGAAGTAAACGCTTTTCAAAGTTTTCCACAGGGCATTTCTGGTACCATTCCATAAACTCTTCTTCCGACCGATAGCCCAAATTATTATCATAATTAGGTCCGCAGTGCTCGCGAAACCTATATGTATCAAACTCAATAAAGGAGGGCCCTAAACATTTGCGGGCATGTTCAATGGCTTTCCCAGCAATATGATCTACTACCTCTACATCATTACCATCCCCCTTTTCACTGTATATACCAAATGCCCTTGCAATAGATAAATTATCACGTTCTTCTGGCTGACGAACTGAAAGCGGCGAATATACAGAATAAAAGTTGTTCTCACAAACAAAAACAACCGGCAATTTTTTCAAGGCAGCAAAGTTTAAACTCTCACAAAACACCCCTTCCTCTGTAGCGGCGTCTCCCAAAAAAACAACTGTAACTCTATTTTCTCCTTTCATAACTGTTCCAAAAGCAACTCCTACAGCAACCGGAATAATTCCTCCTACTATAGGGGTCGATCCCAAATAATTTACTTCAAGATCTACAAGATGCATAGAACCTCCTTTGCCTTTTGTACAACCAGTGGCTTTGCCTAATATTTCCGCCATCATCGCTCTAAGACTGCCTCCTTTGGCAAGAAAGTGGCCATGACTCCTGTGGTTACTCATTACATAGTCTTCTTTTCTAAGATTTGCACAGACACCCGCGGCTATGGCTTCCTGGCCTGAGCAGAGATGGACTGGACAA encodes the following:
- a CDS encoding acetoin dehydrogenase, giving the protein MRELNYAQAILEATSQCLENAPSVYIMGLGVTDPKGIFGTTIGLEKKFGSKRVMDMPVAENGMTGVAIGSSLVGMRPIITHQRIDFMLLSLDQIINNAAKWHYMFGGKMKVPLVIRLIIGRGWGQGPQHSQSLQSIFAHIPGLKVVMPTTPYDAKGLLIAAIEDDNPVIYLEHRWLHNIFGHVPEEMYRVPIGKAKKMREGNSITIVASSYMSLEALKAADILAKGGINSDVIDLRTIKPMDEELILDSVRRTGHLLVVDGAWRSFGVSAEIIAFVCEKAHSYLKSAPSRVTFPDVPTPTSWALANHYYPKSVDIVNAAGKMFGLPLRSEEELGIFHDTPLDVPDRSFTGPF
- a CDS encoding acetoin dehydrogenase, with product MIIKEKKLELYYNMLKIRMVEETIVELYPEQQMRCPVHLCSGQEAIAAGVCANLRKEDYVMSNHRSHGHFLAKGGSLRAMMAEILGKATGCTKGKGGSMHLVDLEVNYLGSTPIVGGIIPVAVGVAFGTVMKGENRVTVVFLGDAATEEGVFCESLNFAALKKLPVVFVCENNFYSVYSPLSVRQPEERDNLSIARAFGIYSEKGDGNDVEVVDHIAGKAIEHARKCLGPSFIEFDTYRFREHCGPNYDNNLGYRSEEEFMEWYQKCPVENFEKRLLQEGILLQQQIKEFRQKIRSEIDAAINFAKESPFPEINQIYSDVYAGDELR